The genomic window GTACTTACAATCTAGAAGGGAAAGAAGTAACACTAAATATTCTTGGTAAAGGGGAATTATTTGGGGAAATGGCGGCATTAGATGAAGTACCCCGTTCTACAGATGTCATCACCCTAACCCCTACAATAATTGGCAGTATGCCATCTCAGGATTTTGTTAAGTTAATCTATGGAGAACCTTTAGCAGGAGTCCGCTTATCACAACTAATGGCTCGGCGTTTACGACAAGTAAATCGACGACTGCGGTTGCGAGAATCTGATAGTCTGTCACGGGTAGCAGACACATTATTATTTTTGGCAGAAGGGCAAGGAAAACGAGGTGAAACAGGAACAGAAATTCCCAATTTACCACACAGAGAATTGAGTAGTTTGAGTGGGTTAGCGCGGGAGACAGTCACCAGAGTATTGACAAGATTAGAAAAAAAAGGCTTGATTAAGCGAGATCAAGACAGCATTTGTATCCCAGATTTGTCAGCCTTAGAGAAAATGATAGTTTAACAAATTTTTCCAGATGAGTATTTTAGATTCTCTGCCAAATGACCCTGAAGAAAATCCATCCCCTGAGTCTCAATCTTCACCACATCAAAGGTCAGATCAGCCACTACAGTTAAAACAACCGCAATTAAAGGTTGATGCACCCTTAAGAATGGTAGAAACAGCATTTTTAGCCAGTGCTGCTAGCTTGATTTGGTTCATCAATTTTTACTTTCCCTTAGGGCCAGTGTTGCGGATATTCTTCCCTGTCCCGATCGCTTTAGTTTACCTGCGTTGGGGCAAACGAGCAGCATGGATGGCGGCTGTCACCTCTGGTTTACTCCTATCAGTATTGATGGGGCCAGTCCGCAGTCTATTATTTGTTATGCCCTTTGCATTTATGGGTGTACTACTTGGGGCTACATGGCATCGTCGTGTACCTTGGCTAGTATCTATCACCTTGGGGACGCTATTAGGTACTTTAGGCGTATTTTTTCGCCTGTGGTTGCTATCTATATTGTCGGGAGAAGACCTATGGAT from Nostoc sp. UHCC 0870 includes these protein-coding regions:
- a CDS encoding Crp/Fnr family transcriptional regulator, with amino-acid sequence MEDNPWINSAPFFQGLPETSVEIALNHLVTRTHPANQVILLENDWGGSVYFIVDGWVKIRTYNLEGKEVTLNILGKGELFGEMAALDEVPRSTDVITLTPTIIGSMPSQDFVKLIYGEPLAGVRLSQLMARRLRQVNRRLRLRESDSLSRVADTLLFLAEGQGKRGETGTEIPNLPHRELSSLSGLARETVTRVLTRLEKKGLIKRDQDSICIPDLSALEKMIV
- a CDS encoding DUF2232 domain-containing protein — protein: MSILDSLPNDPEENPSPESQSSPHQRSDQPLQLKQPQLKVDAPLRMVETAFLASAASLIWFINFYFPLGPVLRIFFPVPIALVYLRWGKRAAWMAAVTSGLLLSVLMGPVRSLLFVMPFAFMGVLLGATWHRRVPWLVSITLGTLLGTLGVFFRLWLLSILSGEDLWIYIINQVTELTEWLFLKLGLLASPNVFFIQIGAVALIVINNFIYLFVVHLAASLLLDRLGNPIPRPPHWVQVLMDY